Proteins encoded in a region of the Octopus sinensis linkage group LG8, ASM634580v1, whole genome shotgun sequence genome:
- the LOC115215239 gene encoding growth arrest and DNA damage-inducible protein GADD45 alpha, protein MLVCLHPLNLAVRRTDRITNVICITHSLETCDVSHLYTEAAGDSVSELTNQKPANLNCYISSRAILSIVTSFLSFNESQAIFFSYDELSALLQPTWIFPINRILIFILRTYTLLCKLSFLNHNMILPEDSEKPMQSKERNNMDIGQALSELILKSKSEGRLTCGVASSVKLLEMGPDFVLLCILPVDRNQSVMVSIQQTLVEAFCRDNDINLVKVDSTDKLSALVRYEDPNDNEDYRDYCCVLVQAPTSCAEKCEFRKMNQSIVDYYNSVFVDWESEPIIELPG, encoded by the exons ctaatgtaatatgtataacGCACTCGCTTGAAACGTGTGACGTATCACATTTATACACAGAAGCAGCAGGTGATAGCGTTAGcgaattgaccaatcagaagccaGCAAATCTCAACTGCTATATAAGCAGCCGCGCTATCCTTTCCATTGTCACATCTTTTCTCTCATTCAACGAGTCGCAAGCAATTTTCTTCTCTTACGACGAACTGAGCGCTTTGTTACAACCAACTTGGATATTTCCAATTAACCGAATCTTGATTTTTATCTTACGGACTTATACATTACTTTGCAAACTGTCATTCTTAAATCACAACATGATTTTGCCTGAAGATTCTGAAAAACCCATGCAATCAAAAGAAAG GAACAACATGGATATCGGCCAAGCTTTGAGCGAGTTAATCCTTAAATCCAAGTCTGAGGGCAGACTGACCTGCGGTGTGGCGAGCTCCGTCAAATTACTGGAAAT gGGTCCAGATTTTGTTCTGCTTTGCATTCTGCCAGTAGACCGGAACCAGTCCGTTATGGTCAGCATTCAACAGACTTTAGTTGAAGCCTTTTGTCGTGATAACGACATTAATCTTGTAAAAGTTGACAGCACTGACAAATTGTCAGCACTTGTCAGATACGAGGATCCAAATGACAACGAGGATTATCGGGATTACTGCTGTGTACTGGTCCAG GCTCCAACCTCTTGTGCCGAAAAATGTGAATTCCGCAAGATGAACCAGTCAATTGTTGATTACTATAACTCTGTATTTGTGGACTGGGAGTCCGAGCCTATTATTGAACTCCCTGGATGA